GAGTCTCGGTGAAAAATGGAAAAGAAAGCAGTAGATGGGCACACTTATTTTGGGTAGTAAGTTGACCTGGGAAAGTATCttgtaaattaatataatatagaattttAGGAAAGTTATAGAGTAGATAATAAAGTatttttgactaattttttactaaaaataataatcatgaatgtattattttaaaaaactgaaaaattacatattaaaatatagattAAAAATCATTtccaataaaatattttttttagtttagcaattgataaaatattaataaatttcatttgaaatttggCCAATTGAACTGATCAtagatccaaatatgaaattttaagcCCTCATGAGGAATAAGCTCCAATTATTAGTTATCATAAATTTCATCAAAGAACTGTTGAAACTGGGGCTTAAAGTTTCCGACATGTATACGCGAAGCAGGTATGTATTTGGGAGCAGTTACCGTTATTTGCTCATGTATCTGGGGAAGAAGTGATCATTCAGATTCAGCATCCCCTAACTCCTaggttataaatttttataccgAGTATAATACCTAGTTTTTCAGGCATTATGTACTTGTGCATTTGTTTGTCACTACTCACCAGTGTTACAGGAATCGGGAATCGGatctaatcggttgagctaccgattcaaggattaatcggaaggattaattggaattaaaatcggatttattttaattttaaaatattatttaatatttagttattattatattagctatttagtaactaatatatttactatatttataaactctataattattcatatttaaagtaatatagtattttaattttaataatatatcacatatacttcgattatgaaatatatataaggattaatcggatttcaaaaatcggatcgatgaccgaccttgcaggggattaatcggggatttatcggttaaatcgtggatttttagaacactgctacTCACTAGTAACGAGTGATTTTCCGGGTTGGAGGTGTTTCAGAATGACTTGTGTGCTACAGTATTGCTCACTTAAAGCAAGTCTCAGAGATACTCTATATCATGttctaagttataatttaagtcaatttatgaaaaaatttgatgcaacaatgtcctagtgatgccttatatcactaggacaatctCCTCAAGCCTTATTTTTGGGCACCTCTCTCATCGCcctattctatattttattataaattctcatcaacactctctttctctctccactattatattatactttaatgatgaaagagagtttttaataatataatattagacATATTATGAGAATAagacacattgttggagttcaagttAGTTTCGTAtgtcttaaatcactaagacatgatattttatattatatttggggcttgaactaggacactcttggacttgctcttggagcatctccaatgggaggTGCCAAGAGGGGTGCCAATGTCATGTGACATGACATGGACCGGCACTCGTTTGCACCCCCATTGGAGATGTTGGAGTGCTATTGGGGTGCCAAATGAGTTGCTTTGGGGTGCCAAAAGTTGGCAACCCATATAACAAGGTGTCAACTTGATTTGTGGtcccaataatacataaaatataaatttgtggtcccaataatatataaaatattattttcctaTTGATAAAGTTGACATCTTGGAGTGTCAACCATTGGAGTACGTgcattttgaaagaaaaatgttaaaaatgatttggaagagtgtgaatataaaaaataatatttttagttatgTGTCAAAATTGTCATCCATAAACGGTGTCAATCATGGGAAATGATCTTACAGCAATGTATGAATTGGATTTCATGACCTATAACCGTATATGTTGGAAGTCATACAGATATTTGAGTTGCCGAGAATAGCCAACACAATTGTCTGAATGTTAGTAATAGAAAACTTTATACTTGAGATCCAAAATACTGCCAAAGGATTTTGCTTTTTCGGATTTTTTGCACACCACCACTTTTACCGCGAgatcaaaatatgaaaaactGAAATTCATATTCTAATATTACCTGGGTTAAAAGGCCAGTAAGATACATGGTAATCATGATTCAATAGATTAGAAAAGTGTTTGGTCTAGTTCTAAGTAATACACCAATATAGTTTTGTTGATCCATGCGATATGATATGGTCGTGGATGTGTCTCGGCAGGAAGCTTTTATATCTCAACCGTAGAGGATAAAACCGCATTCATGCAACTTCCACCATCCATAACCAGTTTCCATAATTCTTTGCCACAGTTGACTAGTGTTTGAAAGACGATTGTTCTCTTCCAATCTCACTTCTCAATCTTCGTGGTCATGAAGACAGAGAAGAGAAACAACTCTGGGAACGAAGCAACGAAGAACGACGATCCCCTTGAACCGGACTATTAGGAGTCGATTGAAGACCTTTCGGAGAATCCAAACTTCTCCTGAGAATTCTTCCCATGGCGAATATCGGGTGCTCTAAAGTACTTGAAGGGGGGCTTGAAGATTGGAAGTTAAGACAGAAAGCCATGTGCCTTTCCAGAGCTTCTTCAGTGCTCATATTTCCATCTGATCTCAAGACCTGATCTTTCACAGCCTCCGCACACAAGCCACAAATCCATCTTCCGTCATATTTTTCGCGGATTTGAATTATGTACTCTGGAGTGCAGTCCTCTGTAAATCCACAAGAATCACATTTCACCATCTCCACTTCAGATTGAGCAGGATTGCTTGGTTGGACACCGCGTAAAAAATCTACCACCTCTTTTGGTTTTTCAGTTGCCGATGATATACTCTTCATTTTTCGAAGATTTATTTGACTGTGTACGCGAAAGAAATGAAGAAACCTTAACTATTTTTCTTCGATATGTGTGTGAATTTTAAGAAAACGCGCGGCTATTTCTTAGTACAGAGAATGAGAAGACCGCGATGTTTGCACATGCTTCTGGACTCTGGACTCTGGTGTTGATTACCATTATTTTCGGGGTCGCGGATTATTAGCTAAAGGAGATATATATCCTATGCCACTTCATAGAAATCACCGTAATGATTAATTCCGGATTAATTCCTTACAAAGTTATCCTCAACATCTTATTCATTCTAAGTGTCCTGTTTTGATTTTCAacggtcaaattg
This genomic window from Daucus carota subsp. sativus chromosome 7, DH1 v3.0, whole genome shotgun sequence contains:
- the LOC108194759 gene encoding uncharacterized protein LOC108194759 translates to MKSISSATEKPKEVVDFLRGVQPSNPAQSEVEMVKCDSCGFTEDCTPEYIIQIREKYDGRWICGLCAEAVKDQVLRSDGNMSTEEALERHMAFCLNFQSSSPPSSTLEHPIFAMGRILRRSLDSPKGLQSTPNSPVQGDRRSSLLRSQSCFSSLSS